From Larus michahellis chromosome 8, bLarMic1.1, whole genome shotgun sequence, one genomic window encodes:
- the LUC7L gene encoding putative RNA-binding protein Luc7-like 1 isoform X4 — MDLGECTKIHDLALRADYEIASKERDLFFELDAMDHLESFIAECDRRTELAKKRLAETQEEISAEVSAKAEKVHELNEDIGKLLAKAEQLGAEGNVDESQKILMEVEKVRAKKKEAEEEYRNSMPASSFQQQKLRVCEVCSAYLGLHDNDRRLADHFGGKLHLGFIQIREKLDQLRKTVAEKQEKRNQDRLRRREEREREERMGRRSGSRNRDRRRSRSRDRRRRRSRSASRERRKSRSRSRDRHRRHRSRSRSHSRGHRRGSRDRSSKHKSSRDRSSREKSRDRERKEKSSSERRHESTNGKSRSKRSEEREAGEI; from the exons ATGGACCTAGGAGAATGTACAAAGATCCATGACTTGGCACTGCGAGCAGATTATGAGATTGCAAGTAAAGAGAGAGACCTGTTTTTTGAGCTGGAT GCAATGGATCACCTAGAATCCTTCATCGCAGAGTGTGACAGGAGAACAGAACTGGCCAAGAAACGCCTGGCTGAGACACAGGAAGAGATCAGTGCTGAAGTGTCTGCAAAG GCAGAGAAAGTACATGAGCTGAATGAAGACATTGGAAAACTCCTAGCTAAAGCTGAACAGCTGGGAGCTGAAGGAAATGTTGATGAGTCTCAAAAGATCCTGATGGAAGTGGAGAAAGTCCGAGcgaaaaagaaagaggcagag GAAGAATACAGAAATTCAATGCCTGCATCCagtttccagcagcagaagctgcgTGTGTGTGAAGTCTGTTCAGCATATCTGGGTCTCCATGACAACGACCGGCGTCTTGCTGACCACTTTGGAGGCAAATTACACTTGGGTTTCATTCAGATTCGTGAGAAACTGGATCAGCTGAGG aaaacggtggcagaaaagcaagagaagagaaaCCAGGATCGTTTGAGacggagagaggagagagaacgAGAGGAGAGAATGGGCAGACG GTCTGGATCAAGAAATAGAGATCGTCGAAG ATCACGGTCTCGGGATAGGAGGCGGAGACGCTCGAGATCGGCTTCCCGTGAACGGCGGAAGTCTCGCTCCCGATCCCGAGACCGACACAGACGCCACCGGAGCCGTTCCCGCAGCCACAGCAGAGGTCACCGACGGGGGTCCAGAGACAGGAGTTCAAAACACAA ATCTTCTAGAGATCGATCTTCAAGAGAAAAGTCacgagacagagagagaaaagagaagagctcTTCTGAGAGGCGGCACGAGAGCACAAATGGCAAATCTCGTTCCAAGAGATCAGAAGAGAGAGAAGCTGGCGAGATCTGA
- the LUC7L gene encoding putative RNA-binding protein Luc7-like 1 isoform X1, producing MSAQAQMRALLDQLMGTARDGDETRQRVKFTDDRVCKSHLLDCCPHDILAGTRMDLGECTKIHDLALRADYEIASKERDLFFELDAMDHLESFIAECDRRTELAKKRLAETQEEISAEVSAKAEKVHELNEDIGKLLAKAEQLGAEGNVDESQKILMEVEKVRAKKKEAEEEYRNSMPASSFQQQKLRVCEVCSAYLGLHDNDRRLADHFGGKLHLGFIQIREKLDQLRKTVAEKQEKRNQDRLRRREEREREERMGRRSGSRNRDRRRSRSRDRRRRRSRSASRERRKSRSRSRDRHRRHRSRSRSHSRGHRRGSRDRSSKHKSSRDRSSREKSRDRERKEKSSSERRHESTNGKSRSKRSEEREAGEI from the exons GAGATGAAACCAGACAAAGGGTGAAGTTTACAGACGATCGTGTTTGCAAGAGCCATCTTCTGGATTGCTGTCCTCATGATATCCTGGCTGGAACA cgAATGGACCTAGGAGAATGTACAAAGATCCATGACTTGGCACTGCGAGCAGATTATGAGATTGCAAGTAAAGAGAGAGACCTGTTTTTTGAGCTGGAT GCAATGGATCACCTAGAATCCTTCATCGCAGAGTGTGACAGGAGAACAGAACTGGCCAAGAAACGCCTGGCTGAGACACAGGAAGAGATCAGTGCTGAAGTGTCTGCAAAG GCAGAGAAAGTACATGAGCTGAATGAAGACATTGGAAAACTCCTAGCTAAAGCTGAACAGCTGGGAGCTGAAGGAAATGTTGATGAGTCTCAAAAGATCCTGATGGAAGTGGAGAAAGTCCGAGcgaaaaagaaagaggcagag GAAGAATACAGAAATTCAATGCCTGCATCCagtttccagcagcagaagctgcgTGTGTGTGAAGTCTGTTCAGCATATCTGGGTCTCCATGACAACGACCGGCGTCTTGCTGACCACTTTGGAGGCAAATTACACTTGGGTTTCATTCAGATTCGTGAGAAACTGGATCAGCTGAGG aaaacggtggcagaaaagcaagagaagagaaaCCAGGATCGTTTGAGacggagagaggagagagaacgAGAGGAGAGAATGGGCAGACG GTCTGGATCAAGAAATAGAGATCGTCGAAG ATCACGGTCTCGGGATAGGAGGCGGAGACGCTCGAGATCGGCTTCCCGTGAACGGCGGAAGTCTCGCTCCCGATCCCGAGACCGACACAGACGCCACCGGAGCCGTTCCCGCAGCCACAGCAGAGGTCACCGACGGGGGTCCAGAGACAGGAGTTCAAAACACAA ATCTTCTAGAGATCGATCTTCAAGAGAAAAGTCacgagacagagagagaaaagagaagagctcTTCTGAGAGGCGGCACGAGAGCACAAATGGCAAATCTCGTTCCAAGAGATCAGAAGAGAGAGAAGCTGGCGAGATCTGA
- the LUC7L gene encoding putative RNA-binding protein Luc7-like 1 isoform X2, with the protein MQMGDETRQRVKFTDDRVCKSHLLDCCPHDILAGTRMDLGECTKIHDLALRADYEIASKERDLFFELDAMDHLESFIAECDRRTELAKKRLAETQEEISAEVSAKAEKVHELNEDIGKLLAKAEQLGAEGNVDESQKILMEVEKVRAKKKEAEEEYRNSMPASSFQQQKLRVCEVCSAYLGLHDNDRRLADHFGGKLHLGFIQIREKLDQLRKTVAEKQEKRNQDRLRRREEREREERMGRRSGSRNRDRRRSRSRDRRRRRSRSASRERRKSRSRSRDRHRRHRSRSRSHSRGHRRGSRDRSSKHKSSRDRSSREKSRDRERKEKSSSERRHESTNGKSRSKRSEEREAGEI; encoded by the exons GAGATGAAACCAGACAAAGGGTGAAGTTTACAGACGATCGTGTTTGCAAGAGCCATCTTCTGGATTGCTGTCCTCATGATATCCTGGCTGGAACA cgAATGGACCTAGGAGAATGTACAAAGATCCATGACTTGGCACTGCGAGCAGATTATGAGATTGCAAGTAAAGAGAGAGACCTGTTTTTTGAGCTGGAT GCAATGGATCACCTAGAATCCTTCATCGCAGAGTGTGACAGGAGAACAGAACTGGCCAAGAAACGCCTGGCTGAGACACAGGAAGAGATCAGTGCTGAAGTGTCTGCAAAG GCAGAGAAAGTACATGAGCTGAATGAAGACATTGGAAAACTCCTAGCTAAAGCTGAACAGCTGGGAGCTGAAGGAAATGTTGATGAGTCTCAAAAGATCCTGATGGAAGTGGAGAAAGTCCGAGcgaaaaagaaagaggcagag GAAGAATACAGAAATTCAATGCCTGCATCCagtttccagcagcagaagctgcgTGTGTGTGAAGTCTGTTCAGCATATCTGGGTCTCCATGACAACGACCGGCGTCTTGCTGACCACTTTGGAGGCAAATTACACTTGGGTTTCATTCAGATTCGTGAGAAACTGGATCAGCTGAGG aaaacggtggcagaaaagcaagagaagagaaaCCAGGATCGTTTGAGacggagagaggagagagaacgAGAGGAGAGAATGGGCAGACG GTCTGGATCAAGAAATAGAGATCGTCGAAG ATCACGGTCTCGGGATAGGAGGCGGAGACGCTCGAGATCGGCTTCCCGTGAACGGCGGAAGTCTCGCTCCCGATCCCGAGACCGACACAGACGCCACCGGAGCCGTTCCCGCAGCCACAGCAGAGGTCACCGACGGGGGTCCAGAGACAGGAGTTCAAAACACAA ATCTTCTAGAGATCGATCTTCAAGAGAAAAGTCacgagacagagagagaaaagagaagagctcTTCTGAGAGGCGGCACGAGAGCACAAATGGCAAATCTCGTTCCAAGAGATCAGAAGAGAGAGAAGCTGGCGAGATCTGA
- the LUC7L gene encoding putative RNA-binding protein Luc7-like 1 isoform X3, which yields MSAQAQMRALLDQLMGTARDGDETRQRVKFTDDRVCKSHLLDCCPHDILAGTRMDLGECTKIHDLALRADYEIASKERDLFFELDAMDHLESFIAECDRRTELAKKRLAETQEEISAEVSAKAEKVHELNEDIGKLLAKAEQLGAEGNVDESQKILMEVEKVRAKKKEAEEEYRNSMPASSFQQQKLRVCEVCSAYLGLHDNDRRLADHFGGKLHLGFIQIREKLDQLRKTVAEKQEKRNQDRLRRREEREREERMGRRSGSRNRDRRRSRSRDRRRRRSRSASRERRKSRSRSRDRHRRHRSRSRSHSRGHRRGSRDRSSKHKKEVWTIRK from the exons GAGATGAAACCAGACAAAGGGTGAAGTTTACAGACGATCGTGTTTGCAAGAGCCATCTTCTGGATTGCTGTCCTCATGATATCCTGGCTGGAACA cgAATGGACCTAGGAGAATGTACAAAGATCCATGACTTGGCACTGCGAGCAGATTATGAGATTGCAAGTAAAGAGAGAGACCTGTTTTTTGAGCTGGAT GCAATGGATCACCTAGAATCCTTCATCGCAGAGTGTGACAGGAGAACAGAACTGGCCAAGAAACGCCTGGCTGAGACACAGGAAGAGATCAGTGCTGAAGTGTCTGCAAAG GCAGAGAAAGTACATGAGCTGAATGAAGACATTGGAAAACTCCTAGCTAAAGCTGAACAGCTGGGAGCTGAAGGAAATGTTGATGAGTCTCAAAAGATCCTGATGGAAGTGGAGAAAGTCCGAGcgaaaaagaaagaggcagag GAAGAATACAGAAATTCAATGCCTGCATCCagtttccagcagcagaagctgcgTGTGTGTGAAGTCTGTTCAGCATATCTGGGTCTCCATGACAACGACCGGCGTCTTGCTGACCACTTTGGAGGCAAATTACACTTGGGTTTCATTCAGATTCGTGAGAAACTGGATCAGCTGAGG aaaacggtggcagaaaagcaagagaagagaaaCCAGGATCGTTTGAGacggagagaggagagagaacgAGAGGAGAGAATGGGCAGACG GTCTGGATCAAGAAATAGAGATCGTCGAAG ATCACGGTCTCGGGATAGGAGGCGGAGACGCTCGAGATCGGCTTCCCGTGAACGGCGGAAGTCTCGCTCCCGATCCCGAGACCGACACAGACGCCACCGGAGCCGTTCCCGCAGCCACAGCAGAGGTCACCGACGGGGGTCCAGAGACAGGAGTTCAAAACACAA aaaagaagtttgGACAATTAGGAAGTGA
- the LUC7L gene encoding putative RNA-binding protein Luc7-like 1 isoform X5, translating into MQMGDETRQRVKFTDDRVCKSHLLDCCPHDILAGTRMDLGECTKIHDLALRADYEIASKERDLFFELDAMDHLESFIAECDRRTELAKKRLAETQEEISAEVSAKAEKVHELNEDIGKLLAKAEQLGAEGNVDESQKILMEVEKVRAKKKEAEEEYRNSMPASSFQQQKLRVCEVCSAYLGLHDNDRRLADHFGGKLHLGFIQIREKLDQLRKTVAEKQEKRNQDRLRRREEREREERMGRRSGSRNRDRRRSRSRDRRRRRSRSASRERRKSRSRSRDRHRRHRSRSRSHSRGHRRGSRDRSSKHKKEVWTIRK; encoded by the exons GAGATGAAACCAGACAAAGGGTGAAGTTTACAGACGATCGTGTTTGCAAGAGCCATCTTCTGGATTGCTGTCCTCATGATATCCTGGCTGGAACA cgAATGGACCTAGGAGAATGTACAAAGATCCATGACTTGGCACTGCGAGCAGATTATGAGATTGCAAGTAAAGAGAGAGACCTGTTTTTTGAGCTGGAT GCAATGGATCACCTAGAATCCTTCATCGCAGAGTGTGACAGGAGAACAGAACTGGCCAAGAAACGCCTGGCTGAGACACAGGAAGAGATCAGTGCTGAAGTGTCTGCAAAG GCAGAGAAAGTACATGAGCTGAATGAAGACATTGGAAAACTCCTAGCTAAAGCTGAACAGCTGGGAGCTGAAGGAAATGTTGATGAGTCTCAAAAGATCCTGATGGAAGTGGAGAAAGTCCGAGcgaaaaagaaagaggcagag GAAGAATACAGAAATTCAATGCCTGCATCCagtttccagcagcagaagctgcgTGTGTGTGAAGTCTGTTCAGCATATCTGGGTCTCCATGACAACGACCGGCGTCTTGCTGACCACTTTGGAGGCAAATTACACTTGGGTTTCATTCAGATTCGTGAGAAACTGGATCAGCTGAGG aaaacggtggcagaaaagcaagagaagagaaaCCAGGATCGTTTGAGacggagagaggagagagaacgAGAGGAGAGAATGGGCAGACG GTCTGGATCAAGAAATAGAGATCGTCGAAG ATCACGGTCTCGGGATAGGAGGCGGAGACGCTCGAGATCGGCTTCCCGTGAACGGCGGAAGTCTCGCTCCCGATCCCGAGACCGACACAGACGCCACCGGAGCCGTTCCCGCAGCCACAGCAGAGGTCACCGACGGGGGTCCAGAGACAGGAGTTCAAAACACAA aaaagaagtttgGACAATTAGGAAGTGA